In the genome of Massilia sp. PAMC28688, one region contains:
- a CDS encoding M4 family metallopeptidase, which produces MKLQTSLLAASMAALPLLAAPSAHAAAPLMGGPVSQSAAENASVISTLMSQRARNALSSHHGFAMASRHPGEAGTSIARFNHTYKGVRVYGSESVVVTGARGKIVSESASDRRAGLGRQGDLDVTPAISSGKAIALASASAPNGTAIDPPSAELLVYPIMKDVRLPSAARKAESELNALDVEEVVDRYVLAYLVKTRTQKGQQRVFRDTIVNARTGAVIEQWDALQTVAGTGLSQYNGSVPLNTTLSGSTYSMIDPSRGARGLYGGMAITNANHTSSAGAVYTNATNTWGDGKQYIAGSSTTNANGQTAAVNAMWGLMNTYDMYKNTLGWQSLDGQNTATYIAVHVNTAYDNAYYSDGCKCMFIGDGGTYFTDLGSIDVIGHEMSHGVTAATSNLAYRGESGGLNESHSDIGGEVTEAYARAGGTGTIIPSTGNDWMTGKEIARDGIPLRYMYKPSKDGRSADAWSRSLKRLDVHYSSGPNNRMFYFLSQGSSAVSSSDYHSRYLTKAPLAMTGIGSDKAFRIWFKALSTKFTSSTNYADARSKVLAAAQELYGVGSREAIAVQRAYAAINVGLDVAE; this is translated from the coding sequence ATGAAATTGCAAACGTCCTTGCTGGCCGCGTCAATGGCCGCCTTGCCACTGCTGGCTGCTCCATCCGCACATGCTGCGGCGCCGCTGATGGGTGGACCGGTGTCGCAGTCCGCTGCCGAAAATGCATCCGTCATCAGCACACTCATGTCGCAGCGCGCGCGCAACGCTCTGAGCAGCCATCATGGCTTTGCCATGGCGTCGCGCCATCCCGGGGAAGCCGGCACCAGCATTGCCCGCTTCAACCACACCTACAAGGGTGTGCGCGTGTACGGCTCCGAATCTGTGGTGGTGACGGGAGCGCGTGGCAAGATCGTCAGCGAGTCCGCCTCCGACCGCCGCGCCGGGCTTGGCCGCCAGGGCGACCTCGATGTCACTCCTGCCATCAGCAGTGGCAAGGCCATTGCGCTGGCCTCTGCCAGCGCCCCGAATGGTACTGCGATCGATCCGCCCAGCGCCGAACTGCTGGTCTACCCGATCATGAAGGATGTGCGCCTGCCTTCGGCGGCACGCAAGGCCGAGAGCGAACTCAATGCCCTCGATGTGGAGGAAGTGGTGGACCGGTACGTGCTGGCGTACCTGGTCAAGACGCGTACGCAAAAGGGTCAGCAGCGCGTCTTCCGCGACACCATCGTCAACGCCAGGACCGGCGCCGTGATCGAGCAGTGGGACGCGCTGCAGACCGTCGCAGGCACGGGACTTAGCCAGTACAACGGCAGCGTGCCGCTCAACACCACCCTGTCCGGCTCGACCTATTCGATGATCGACCCCTCGCGCGGGGCCCGCGGCCTGTACGGCGGCATGGCCATCACCAACGCCAATCACACCTCGTCGGCCGGTGCCGTGTACACCAATGCCACCAATACGTGGGGTGATGGCAAGCAGTACATCGCCGGCAGCAGCACCACCAACGCCAACGGGCAGACCGCTGCCGTCAATGCCATGTGGGGCTTGATGAATACCTACGACATGTACAAGAACACGCTCGGCTGGCAGTCGCTGGATGGCCAGAATACTGCCACCTACATCGCCGTCCACGTCAACACTGCCTACGATAATGCGTACTACAGCGACGGCTGCAAGTGCATGTTCATCGGCGATGGCGGCACCTATTTCACCGACCTCGGTTCGATCGACGTGATCGGCCACGAAATGTCGCACGGTGTCACTGCGGCCACGTCCAACCTGGCCTACCGCGGCGAATCGGGCGGCCTCAATGAGTCGCATTCGGATATTGGCGGCGAAGTCACCGAGGCCTATGCGCGCGCCGGCGGTACCGGCACCATCATCCCCAGCACTGGCAACGACTGGATGACCGGCAAGGAGATCGCCAGGGACGGCATCCCGCTGCGCTACATGTACAAGCCGAGCAAGGATGGCCGCAGCGCCGACGCCTGGAGCCGCTCGCTCAAGCGTCTGGATGTCCACTACAGCAGCGGTCCGAATAACCGCATGTTCTACTTCCTGTCGCAAGGCTCCAGCGCCGTGTCCAGCAGCGACTACCACAGCCGCTACCTGACCAAGGCGCCGCTGGCGATGACGGGCATTGGCAGCGACAAGGCATTTCGCATCTGGTTCAAGGCCCTGAGCACCAAGTTCACCTCGTCGACCAACTATGCCGATGCGCGCAGCAAGGTCCTGGCAGCAGCGCAGGAACTATATGGCGTGGGCAGCCGCGAGGCCATTGCCGTGCAGCGCGCTTATGCGGCCATCAACGTGGGCCTGGACGTGGCTGAATAA
- a CDS encoding prolyl oligopeptidase family serine peptidase, producing MAHPDWIGTPVESAWWSWDGKQIFYKQKRTQSQLRDIYQAVPGQPRLVADTELGRLDSERVVYNRDRTRSVMLRNGDLFERDLKTGELVQITRGSTGLAAPQYSADGRSVQFRVNHEWLSWNRADRLISPVAQVRATKDPAAAPDDDALREMQLRLISTLKRQKEERDATRDRAEEERRADPTRAPAPIYLGDKLTIDASALSPDGRFLILVTSPVTAEKGRIGKLPRYVTESGYEEFEDQRPRVGRNMPQGQTLKLINLATRKVTDLAYDSLPGISTDPLAALRQAQKLPPQKGQRVLRIDDETGSLQWNASGTGLAVLLRAVDNKDRWIATVDLDAATLKPVHRATDPAWINSSNNEFGWLPDNSTLWYLSEESGYSHLYTRGADGRARPLTRGKWEATNITWTGDGSSAYMLCNPDNPGTYEVCAVSTRDAALRKVTALQGVEQFALSPDEKRLLVHYSSSYMPTQLATVSTAGGAATMLTDTRTAEFKQRQWIEPQFVAVPSTHGAGVVWAKLYRPAVLEPGRKYPIVMFVHGAGYLQNVSKRYPVYFREQMFHNLLVEKGYIVLDMDYRASKGYGRDWRTAIYRQMGFPELEDYVDGVNWMAANHQGDLKNVGVYGGSYGGFMTFMALMRKPEMFKAGAALRPVTDWTTYNHEYTANILNTPDLDPEAYRKSSPIEYADKLQGHLLISHGMVDDNVFYQDSVRLAQRLIELKKDHWELASYPLEKHSFVQPESWYDQYRRIYQLFERTLKP from the coding sequence ATGGCTCACCCGGACTGGATCGGCACGCCGGTCGAATCGGCCTGGTGGAGCTGGGACGGCAAGCAGATTTTCTATAAACAGAAGCGCACGCAGTCGCAGCTGCGCGACATCTACCAGGCCGTGCCAGGCCAGCCGCGTCTGGTCGCCGACACGGAGCTGGGCCGGCTCGATAGCGAACGCGTGGTCTACAACCGCGACCGAACCCGCAGCGTCATGTTGCGCAATGGCGACCTGTTCGAGCGCGACCTCAAGACAGGTGAGCTGGTCCAGATCACGCGCGGCAGCACCGGCCTGGCCGCGCCCCAGTATTCCGCCGATGGCCGCAGCGTGCAATTTCGCGTCAATCATGAGTGGCTCAGCTGGAACCGCGCCGACCGCCTGATTTCGCCCGTGGCCCAGGTGCGCGCCACCAAGGACCCCGCGGCCGCGCCAGACGACGACGCCCTGCGCGAGATGCAATTGCGCCTGATCTCCACCCTCAAGCGCCAGAAGGAAGAGCGCGACGCCACGCGCGACCGGGCCGAGGAAGAACGCCGCGCCGATCCCACCCGCGCCCCCGCTCCCATCTACCTGGGCGACAAGCTCACCATCGATGCCAGCGCCCTGTCGCCCGACGGGCGCTTTTTGATCCTGGTGACCAGTCCCGTGACCGCCGAGAAAGGCCGCATCGGCAAGCTGCCGCGCTACGTGACCGAATCGGGCTATGAAGAGTTTGAAGACCAGCGCCCGCGCGTGGGCCGCAACATGCCGCAAGGGCAGACGCTCAAGCTGATCAACCTCGCCACGCGCAAGGTCACCGACCTGGCATACGACAGCCTGCCCGGCATCAGCACCGATCCGCTGGCCGCGCTGCGCCAGGCGCAGAAGCTGCCCCCGCAAAAAGGCCAGCGCGTGCTGCGCATCGATGACGAAACCGGATCGCTCCAATGGAACGCCAGCGGCACCGGCCTCGCCGTCCTGCTGCGCGCGGTGGACAACAAGGACCGCTGGATTGCCACGGTCGACCTTGACGCGGCCACGCTCAAGCCGGTCCACCGCGCCACCGACCCGGCCTGGATCAATTCGAGCAACAACGAATTCGGCTGGCTGCCAGATAACAGCACCTTGTGGTATCTGTCCGAGGAAAGCGGCTACTCGCACCTGTACACGCGCGGTGCCGATGGCCGCGCACGGCCACTGACCCGGGGCAAATGGGAAGCTACCAACATCACCTGGACCGGCGACGGCAGCAGTGCCTACATGCTGTGCAATCCCGACAACCCGGGAACCTACGAAGTGTGCGCCGTGAGCACCCGCGACGCGGCACTGCGCAAGGTCACTGCCCTGCAGGGTGTGGAGCAGTTTGCCCTGTCGCCGGACGAGAAGCGCCTGCTGGTGCATTACTCGTCAAGCTACATGCCGACCCAGTTGGCCACGGTGAGCACTGCCGGCGGCGCGGCCACCATGCTGACCGACACCCGCACAGCAGAATTCAAACAGCGCCAGTGGATCGAGCCGCAGTTTGTGGCCGTTCCCTCGACCCACGGTGCCGGCGTCGTCTGGGCCAAGCTGTATCGCCCCGCCGTGCTGGAGCCGGGCAGGAAGTACCCGATCGTGATGTTCGTCCATGGCGCCGGCTATTTGCAGAACGTGAGCAAGCGCTATCCCGTGTACTTCCGCGAGCAGATGTTCCACAACCTGCTGGTGGAGAAAGGCTACATCGTGCTGGACATGGACTACCGCGCATCCAAGGGCTACGGGCGTGACTGGCGCACGGCCATCTACCGCCAGATGGGATTCCCGGAGCTGGAAGACTATGTCGATGGCGTGAACTGGATGGCCGCCAATCACCAGGGCGACCTGAAAAACGTCGGCGTGTACGGCGGCAGCTACGGTGGCTTCATGACCTTCATGGCGCTCATGCGCAAGCCCGAGATGTTCAAGGCCGGTGCCGCCCTGCGTCCTGTTACCGACTGGACCACCTATAACCACGAGTACACGGCCAACATCCTCAACACGCCGGACCTGGACCCGGAAGCCTACCGCAAGTCCTCGCCCATCGAATACGCGGACAAGCTGCAGGGGCATCTCCTGATCTCGCACGGCATGGTGGACGATAACGTGTTCTATCAGGACTCGGTGCGTCTCGCCCAGCGCCTGATCGAGCTGAAAAAGGATCACTGGGAACTGGCCAGCTACCCGCTGGAGAAGCATTCCTTCGTGCAGCCTGAGAGCTGGTACGACCAGTACCGCCGCATCTACCAGCTGTTCGAGCGCACGCTCAAGCCATAA
- a CDS encoding M20/M25/M40 family metallo-hydrolase, with amino-acid sequence MHNRERLTAWIDAHFDEQVAFLQRVIQTPTDTPPGNNAPHAQQVAQMVEAFGWTAEQHAVPEQAVRDYGMQSITNLIIRRPYAEGGPTIALNAHGDVVPPGEGWTHAPYGGEIEDGYIYGRAAAVSKCDFSTYIFAVRALEALGVTLKGGLELHFTYDEEFGGLLGPGWLLEQKLTKPDLVIAAGFSYNIVTAHNACLQLEITVHGKSGHGAMPETGHDALQAATKILNAIYGQLPELKKIKSSVAGIDSPTMLVGRIDGGTNTNVVPGRVVMKMDRRMIPDEDPVQVEAQVRKLIEDAVSGLPGIRLEIRRLLLSHALRPLPGSDKLVASLQKNGREIMGEEITAQGTPLYADARLYGEHGIPAVLYGAGPRTVPESNAKKADERLALDDLRKATKVVALTLLDLLEG; translated from the coding sequence ATGCACAACCGTGAACGATTGACTGCCTGGATTGATGCGCACTTTGACGAGCAGGTCGCGTTCCTGCAGCGCGTGATCCAGACGCCCACCGATACCCCGCCGGGCAATAATGCGCCGCACGCGCAGCAGGTGGCGCAGATGGTGGAGGCCTTTGGCTGGACCGCCGAACAGCACGCGGTACCCGAACAGGCGGTACGCGACTATGGCATGCAGAGCATCACCAATCTCATCATCCGTCGCCCCTATGCAGAGGGCGGCCCCACGATCGCGCTCAATGCCCACGGCGACGTGGTGCCGCCAGGCGAAGGCTGGACCCATGCTCCGTATGGCGGCGAAATCGAAGACGGCTATATCTACGGCCGCGCCGCAGCGGTGTCCAAGTGCGATTTTTCCACCTATATTTTTGCGGTGCGTGCGCTCGAGGCGCTGGGCGTGACGCTCAAGGGAGGTCTGGAACTGCACTTCACGTACGATGAGGAATTCGGCGGCCTGCTGGGTCCCGGCTGGCTGCTCGAACAGAAGCTGACCAAGCCGGACCTGGTGATCGCCGCGGGCTTTAGCTACAACATCGTCACGGCGCACAACGCCTGCCTGCAGCTGGAGATTACGGTGCATGGCAAGTCGGGTCACGGCGCCATGCCGGAAACGGGCCACGATGCGCTGCAGGCAGCCACCAAAATCCTCAACGCGATTTACGGCCAGCTGCCGGAACTGAAGAAGATCAAGTCCAGCGTGGCCGGTATTGATTCTCCCACCATGCTCGTTGGCCGCATCGACGGCGGCACCAATACGAACGTGGTGCCTGGCAGGGTGGTCATGAAGATGGACCGCCGCATGATTCCCGATGAAGACCCGGTGCAGGTGGAAGCGCAGGTGCGCAAGCTGATCGAAGACGCGGTGAGCGGGCTGCCCGGCATTCGCCTTGAGATCCGGCGCCTGCTGCTGTCGCACGCACTGCGCCCGCTGCCGGGTTCGGACAAGCTGGTGGCCAGCCTGCAAAAGAACGGCCGCGAGATCATGGGCGAAGAAATCACCGCGCAGGGCACGCCGCTGTATGCCGATGCGCGCCTGTATGGCGAACATGGCATTCCGGCCGTGCTGTATGGCGCCGGACCGCGCACGGTGCCGGAGTCGAATGCGAAAAAGGCGGACGAGCGGCTGGCGCTCGATGACCTGCGCAAGGCGACCAAGGTGGTGGCCCTGACACTGCTCGATCTGCTGGAGGGGTAA
- a CDS encoding urate hydroxylase PuuD → MEVFGYLVPYGLEWLNLIVRWLHVITGIAWIGASFYFVWLDNTIRPPAPGSELARKGVSGELWAVHGGGFYNPQKYLNAPPELPGELHWFKWEAYSTWLSGFALLTIVYYFNAQAMMVDKAVADLSTLQAVGIGIGSLVVGWTVYDLLCRSKLGKHDLAFGIVIFLFLTASAYVLNKYLSGRAAYIHVGAMIGTMMVANVLMLIIPGQRKMVAAMSAGQVPDPVHGQKAKQRSVHNNYFTLPVLFIMISNHYAMTYRHEHAWAVLAVIMAAGVLIRHFFNLRHKGRVEWRYPVAGVALLLGLAIVLAPKAPVAAVAVANPEAEFAKIQSIMTQRCASCHADKPTQPGFASAPAGVMLHDGASIAQNAAKIYQQTVQLKAMPLANMTNMTDAERAQVGAWFEAGAKQQ, encoded by the coding sequence ATGGAAGTGTTTGGATACCTGGTCCCCTACGGACTGGAATGGCTCAACCTCATCGTGCGCTGGCTGCACGTGATCACCGGTATCGCCTGGATTGGCGCCTCGTTCTACTTTGTCTGGCTCGACAACACCATCCGTCCGCCGGCGCCGGGCTCCGAGCTGGCAAGGAAGGGCGTGTCGGGCGAGCTGTGGGCCGTGCACGGCGGCGGCTTCTACAACCCGCAAAAGTACCTCAATGCGCCGCCGGAGCTGCCCGGGGAACTGCACTGGTTCAAATGGGAGGCGTATTCCACCTGGCTGTCGGGATTCGCGCTGCTCACCATCGTCTACTACTTCAACGCCCAGGCCATGATGGTCGACAAGGCAGTCGCTGACCTGTCCACCTTGCAGGCAGTGGGCATTGGCATCGGCAGCCTGGTGGTGGGGTGGACCGTGTACGATCTGCTGTGCCGCTCCAAACTGGGCAAGCATGACCTGGCGTTCGGCATCGTGATCTTCCTGTTCCTGACCGCGAGCGCCTATGTGCTCAATAAATACCTGAGCGGGCGCGCGGCCTACATTCACGTGGGCGCCATGATCGGTACCATGATGGTGGCCAATGTGCTGATGCTGATTATTCCTGGACAGCGCAAGATGGTGGCCGCCATGAGCGCCGGCCAGGTGCCCGATCCGGTTCACGGTCAGAAGGCCAAGCAGCGCAGTGTGCACAACAACTACTTCACGCTGCCGGTACTGTTCATCATGATCAGCAATCACTACGCGATGACGTACCGCCACGAGCACGCGTGGGCGGTGCTGGCCGTGATCATGGCCGCCGGCGTGTTGATCCGCCACTTCTTCAACCTGCGCCACAAGGGCCGCGTGGAGTGGCGCTATCCCGTCGCCGGTGTGGCACTGCTGCTTGGCCTGGCCATTGTGCTGGCGCCAAAAGCGCCGGTGGCTGCGGTGGCAGTGGCCAACCCGGAGGCGGAGTTTGCAAAGATCCAGTCCATCATGACCCAGCGCTGCGCCAGCTGCCACGCCGACAAGCCCACGCAGCCCGGCTTTGCCAGCGCACCGGCCGGGGTGATGCTGCATGATGGGGCGTCCATCGCCCAGAATGCCGCAAAAATCTATCAGCAGACCGTCCAGCTCAAGGCCATGCCGCTGGCGAACATGACCAACATGACCGACGCCGAACGCGCCCAGGTAGGCGCCTGGTTTGAAGCCGGCGCCAAACAACAGTAA
- a CDS encoding LysR substrate-binding domain-containing protein, whose amino-acid sequence MASIPQHLDLHLIRILYLLLVEKNVSRVALKLNQPQPSISASLRKLRELTGDPLLVRGARGMVPTQHGESLLKPAKRILDETESLFVKKSPFMPQEEARTFHIAAPDYLDSQFLPNVVAALRRGSPNSRVVIHSLGPGVDYIRMLSDGDMDLVIANWDEPPAHLHISKLFEDPIICAMRADAPYAKRTDAQAMTMDDYLSLPHVAPSQMLPGYHGVIDAYLERQGLQRKVAVESAYFGLIPYMLTQTDLVLTTGRQFIRFYEKSLPLKIFTVPVKFPPMRFYQLWHERVHQAPEHKWLRDQVSAAAKALIQR is encoded by the coding sequence ATGGCCAGCATCCCCCAACACCTCGACCTGCACCTGATCCGCATCCTGTACCTGCTGCTGGTGGAAAAGAACGTGTCGCGCGTGGCGCTCAAGCTCAACCAGCCCCAGCCGTCGATATCGGCGTCCCTGCGCAAGCTGCGCGAACTGACGGGCGACCCATTGCTGGTGCGCGGCGCGCGCGGCATGGTGCCGACCCAGCATGGCGAAAGCCTGCTCAAGCCGGCCAAGCGCATCCTTGACGAGACTGAAAGCCTGTTTGTCAAGAAGTCGCCCTTCATGCCGCAGGAAGAAGCGCGCACCTTCCACATCGCCGCGCCCGACTACCTGGACAGCCAGTTCCTGCCCAATGTCGTGGCGGCGCTGCGCCGTGGCTCGCCCAACAGCCGGGTGGTGATCCACAGCCTGGGGCCGGGCGTTGACTATATCCGCATGCTCTCGGACGGCGACATGGACCTGGTCATCGCCAACTGGGACGAGCCGCCCGCCCACCTGCACATTTCCAAGCTGTTTGAAGACCCCATCATCTGCGCCATGCGCGCCGACGCCCCGTATGCCAAGCGCACCGATGCCCAGGCCATGACCATGGACGACTATCTGAGCCTGCCGCACGTGGCCCCATCGCAGATGCTGCCCGGGTACCACGGCGTGATCGATGCCTACCTGGAGCGCCAGGGCCTGCAGCGCAAGGTGGCGGTGGAATCGGCCTACTTTGGCCTGATTCCCTACATGCTCACCCAGACCGACCTGGTGCTCACGACCGGCCGCCAGTTCATCCGGTTCTATGAAAAATCGCTGCCCCTGAAGATCTTCACGGTGCCGGTCAAGTTCCCGCCCATGCGCTTTTACCAGCTGTGGCACGAACGCGTGCACCAGGCGCCGGAACACAAGTGGCTGCGCGACCAGGTCAGCGCTGCGGCCAAGGCACTGATACAGCGATAA
- a CDS encoding allantoate amidohydrolase, with translation MTTLSDLNSADTAAFVDTLRGIYEHSPWIPERAAAQRPFASVTALKFALQTVVDQASMEEQLGLIRAHPELAGKAAIAGELTQESTQEQAKSGLNLCSAEEYAVLHKLNSDYNTKFGFPFILAVKGPDGKGLTRQGIIDTFSRRFRHHPQAEMAECLRQIHRIAELRLNDLLQVTHDFGPLVMEWADIIGAWSEADDGLTCSYMTQVHQRTAGQLAAWMREAGMEVQIDAVGNVCGRYEAADPAAKTLMTGSHYDTVRDAGKYDGRLGILLPIAIVRHLHTRGERLPFHLEAIGFAEEEGVRFRSTFLGSNAITGRFDMALLERADAIGITMREALKAAGHRVAAIADIARRPEDIAAFVEIHIEQGPVLLERGLAAGVVTAIAGSSRYLVELTGLAGHAGTTPMAMRQDAAAAAADIVLLVEQRCAQVPSLVGTVGQLEVPNGSVNVIPGHCRLSLDIRSGDDSVRLAAVRDILGGISAICARRHVDVVLEQIVSASAAPCAPWLMDQLGAAVSRRGLPRFDLASGAGHDAMAMAALTDIAMLFVRCGNGGISHHRLETISLDDAETAGHIMLDFLRSFVPS, from the coding sequence ATGACCACTCTTTCGGATTTGAACAGCGCTGACACAGCGGCCTTTGTCGACACCCTGCGCGGGATTTACGAGCACTCGCCCTGGATTCCCGAGCGCGCCGCGGCGCAGCGGCCGTTCGCCAGTGTCACCGCGCTCAAGTTCGCACTGCAGACAGTGGTCGACCAGGCCAGCATGGAGGAACAGCTCGGCCTGATCCGCGCCCACCCGGAACTGGCCGGCAAGGCGGCCATCGCCGGCGAGCTCACGCAGGAATCTACCCAGGAACAGGCCAAGTCCGGCCTGAACCTGTGCAGCGCCGAAGAATACGCGGTACTGCACAAGCTAAACAGCGACTACAACACCAAATTCGGCTTCCCGTTCATCCTCGCGGTCAAGGGGCCCGATGGCAAGGGACTCACGCGCCAGGGCATCATCGATACCTTTTCGCGCCGCTTCAGGCACCATCCTCAGGCCGAGATGGCCGAGTGCCTGCGCCAGATCCATCGCATTGCCGAACTACGCCTGAACGACCTGCTCCAGGTCACCCATGATTTCGGTCCCCTGGTCATGGAATGGGCCGACATCATCGGCGCCTGGAGCGAAGCTGACGACGGCCTCACCTGCTCGTACATGACGCAGGTCCACCAGCGCACAGCCGGCCAGCTGGCGGCGTGGATGCGCGAGGCCGGCATGGAAGTCCAGATTGACGCGGTGGGCAATGTCTGCGGCCGCTACGAGGCTGCCGACCCGGCCGCCAAGACGCTGATGACCGGCTCCCACTACGATACTGTCAGGGACGCCGGCAAGTACGACGGTCGGCTCGGCATCCTGCTGCCGATTGCCATCGTGCGCCACCTGCACACGCGCGGCGAACGGCTGCCCTTCCACCTGGAGGCGATCGGCTTTGCGGAAGAAGAAGGCGTGCGGTTCAGGAGCACCTTCCTGGGCAGTAACGCAATCACAGGCCGCTTCGACATGGCGCTTCTTGAGCGCGCCGACGCCATCGGCATCACCATGCGCGAGGCGCTCAAGGCAGCTGGCCACAGGGTCGCCGCAATCGCCGACATCGCGCGCCGGCCCGAGGACATTGCCGCCTTCGTCGAGATCCACATCGAACAGGGTCCGGTGCTGCTCGAGCGCGGCCTGGCTGCCGGCGTCGTGACCGCCATTGCCGGCAGCTCGCGCTACCTGGTCGAACTGACCGGCCTGGCCGGCCACGCCGGCACCACCCCCATGGCCATGCGCCAGGACGCCGCCGCGGCGGCCGCCGACATCGTCCTGCTGGTCGAGCAGCGCTGCGCACAAGTGCCGTCGCTGGTGGGCACGGTCGGGCAGCTGGAGGTGCCCAACGGCTCGGTCAACGTCATCCCCGGTCACTGCCGGCTCTCGCTGGACATCCGCTCCGGCGACGACAGCGTGCGCCTGGCTGCGGTACGCGATATCCTGGGCGGCATCAGTGCCATTTGCGCGCGCCGGCATGTTGACGTCGTGTTGGAACAAATTGTCTCGGCTTCGGCGGCACCGTGCGCCCCGTGGCTCATGGACCAGCTGGGCGCGGCGGTAAGCCGTCGTGGCCTGCCCCGCTTCGACCTCGCATCCGGCGCCGGGCACGACGCCATGGCCATGGCCGCACTGACCGACATCGCCATGCTGTTCGTCCGCTGCGGTAACGGTGGCATCAGCCATCACCGGCTTGAAACCATTAGTCTTGACGACGCCGAAACGGCGGGTCACATCATGCTCGACTTCCTGCGCTCTTTCGTGCCCTCCTAG
- a CDS encoding sensor domain-containing diguanylate cyclase — translation MANELPADMQGSLGAELLALAVANSGTGVWDRDVPGGRIVYSSAWKAMFGYGDDDISDRIEDSYLRVHPDDLAGVQATISAHFDNQVDNYAVEHRVLCKDGSYKWVISRGKVVSRDADGKPLRMTGVTTDISSTVALSEKLRDCADLLTRLTDEVPGLVYQFKMAPDGSAHYSYASAGIEAIFGITAQAASADASLVEGVIHPDDIDTYRSTLAHSRVGLERWRLQFRVILPDLGEGWREVEATPRRLDDGSTVWHGFVSDITPHKLLEQQLKDAAATDFLTGLPNRRHIMARMEQELARVQREAGATASVLMFDLDHFKAINDQHGHAVGDAVLCHFAAILQQELRRADSAGRIGGEEFALILSGADISDAFNFADRVRARLAETPLLVGATSLAVSVSVGLSAMRAWDRSVASALSRADAALYQAKESGRNQVKVGL, via the coding sequence ATGGCAAACGAACTTCCCGCCGACATGCAAGGCAGCCTCGGAGCCGAGCTGCTCGCCCTGGCTGTCGCCAACAGCGGCACCGGCGTGTGGGACCGTGACGTGCCTGGCGGCCGCATCGTCTACTCCAGCGCATGGAAGGCGATGTTCGGCTATGGCGACGACGACATCAGCGACCGTATCGAAGACAGCTACCTGCGGGTGCACCCGGACGATCTGGCCGGGGTGCAGGCCACCATCAGCGCGCACTTCGACAACCAGGTCGACAACTACGCCGTCGAGCACCGCGTACTGTGCAAGGATGGCAGCTACAAGTGGGTGATCAGCCGTGGCAAGGTGGTGTCGCGCGATGCCGACGGCAAGCCGCTGCGCATGACGGGAGTCACCACCGACATCTCCAGCACGGTCGCATTGTCCGAAAAGCTGCGCGATTGCGCCGACCTGCTCACGCGCCTGACCGATGAAGTACCTGGCCTGGTCTACCAGTTCAAGATGGCACCGGACGGCAGTGCGCATTATTCATACGCCAGCGCCGGCATCGAAGCCATTTTCGGCATCACCGCGCAGGCAGCGTCGGCCGACGCCTCCCTCGTGGAAGGCGTGATCCACCCCGACGATATCGACACTTACCGCAGCACCCTGGCGCACTCGCGCGTAGGACTGGAACGCTGGCGGCTGCAGTTCCGGGTCATCCTGCCGGACCTGGGCGAAGGCTGGCGCGAAGTCGAAGCGACGCCGCGCAGGCTGGACGACGGCAGCACCGTTTGGCACGGCTTTGTTTCCGACATCACCCCGCACAAGCTGCTGGAACAGCAGCTCAAGGATGCGGCGGCCACGGATTTTCTCACCGGTTTGCCCAACCGGCGCCACATCATGGCGCGCATGGAGCAGGAACTGGCGCGCGTGCAGCGCGAGGCCGGGGCCACGGCTTCGGTGCTGATGTTCGACCTGGATCACTTCAAGGCCATCAACGACCAGCATGGCCACGCGGTGGGCGACGCAGTGCTGTGCCACTTCGCGGCCATATTGCAGCAGGAGCTGCGGCGTGCCGATTCCGCCGGGCGCATCGGCGGCGAGGAATTTGCGCTGATCCTGTCGGGTGCCGACATTTCCGACGCCTTCAACTTTGCCGACCGGGTGCGAGCGCGCCTGGCCGAAACGCCGCTGCTGGTCGGCGCCACCTCCCTTGCCGTGAGCGTCAGTGTGGGATTAAGCGCCATGCGTGCATGGGATCGCAGCGTGGCCAGCGCCCTGTCGCGCGCCGATGCCGCCCTCTACCAGGCAAAAGAAAGCGGCCGCAACCAGGTCAAGGTCGGCCTCTAG